A segment of the Ipomoea triloba cultivar NCNSP0323 chromosome 1, ASM357664v1 genome:
taataaatattaatatcaatattgaATCGTTATtaatgtgaatgaatatttggcacactaaattttattttgcaatGTTGGTTAAGATATCTTATTtaactatttcaaattaaatgttttagatttattaatgaattaataaattttagagTGATAATTATGAGTCAGagatacttatttatttttctaacagAATAGAATCAACGAGCAACAAcctgaatattattttaaaaataatggtagttatttatttcttagctttatgtatttaattatttatttatcatttttataatatcattttatttatttttgtcaatGGCTTTGCTGGATCTTCTTCATGCTGATGAGCATGATACTTATGTCCAAATAGTGAGATAGTCTCCCTATGGGGTTCTTTCGAAGcacaaaaaaaaagactaaagatCGTTATgcacattaatattttattaaaatatttttagatgtTATGCTATTAATTTTCTAATGAAGGTTGGATGCATTTGTATTTgattaacaacataaaaaaaaactactttataaaaaacaacataaaaaactTGGAATTATCTTTGATGTACATACCatcaaaattgttataaaagtgcatacatttttttatacttttaaaagttaatgattGCATTTAACTATAATACATACCTATTAAACCAGTGTtacatgttaatttttttttttttacttgatctaacttttaaaaatagtctaaaaattattactactatatataaatttatccaTGTGACGttgattttcaaagtttaaaaatgtgaaaggtaaaatatattattattatgatttcagCATTCGACTAATGACAATTTTAAACATTATTGcattcatttaaaaattttgtactaCAAATggtgtaaacaaattttataaaatatgataaattataaaatttttcatGTCTAATATAGTATGGATTATTTCAATATTACGagctcaaaataaatttattgaaGTTAATAACATAATTATTGTTAGTTCCATAAGAGTGTGGTAACACATTTTTCCGTTGTTCACGAGCCaagttcacaaaaaaaaaaaaattgctacaGTGCTTACTCATTaggaaaatttattttaaaaatgtctaaactcatactcttaagtaAAAAATCAGAAATATGCATAAATacgtaatatagttagggattgtattaaattattttaacttgtaaatccatttcattaattataagtaataaaatatgaaatatacttaaggaaattaaattataaaattaacaaaacatgtattcataactatttagaaatgttttaaaatacatatttatatttatgcactatattaataatacaaaattaaaatgctaattttgttaatttttaaatgtgattattttaattataaacccaccaatatatattataattacggaaattatattatagaatttgcatatatatatatatatatatatatatatatatatatatatatattaataaatattatttgcatatacGACGTAATATATAATCATTAAGGAAATGCAtccaattagaatttaaatttactaatacaaaaattaaaatttgtattttttaaatataattttcttagttattattcatattgttggaattataatatatatgaaatacacttaagaataaatcaaattaattatgtaaaattttctctataaatttatctaaatgtgtgtgtgcgcgcgcgcgcatCATAATAAAAGGTGAAAAACAGCTAAGAGATGGTTATGCCAACTTTGCACGGGCGCTGGACGGGTGTTGCACGGGTGTGCATTGCCTATgcggaaaaaaaataatgtcctAGAATTATGAGACATTTTGTACattttatattgtacattttaaaatatttatatattttctaaatttttatttaaatttataataacataattttgttcgtgtatcgcacgggtaaaacactagtgactaattaaaaaaaaaaaaaaagaagaagaaataaactTGTAGCCTTGTAGGGTTACAAGTGACGTCATCACTAATCCAGggattttaaaattgaattgaTATATACTCCAGAATCATAGGAAGGCTTTTGTAAGTGTCACTCTTTGCATTGAATGGCCCCAAGAATAGACAAAATGTGATACCAACCAATTACGGATGTGATGTTTGAATCTGATACTTACCTTGCTACTTTTATGATTTATCTAGCTAGGATAGATTGCTACATAATATTTGAATCTGATGCTTTTCCTCCCAAATTCTACGTTTACTTTTGCAATGTTTAATTTGGTCCATAGTAATTTTTCTTTGGACTATAAATTTAAGTAACAAGGCCACGCTTTTCTTATCCAGTATTGTTTTGATTGTAATACTATCAAGTGTTGAAATGGCAAGCCAACAACAACAAGCTCGTCCCATGTTCCGGTTCGCTTCCATGCTTCGCCCCGCCGGCGCGCCACCGCCTCCGCCTGCCGCCGCCCCTCAACCCATGTTTCGGCCTCCCGTGGCTGCCCCATTTAGGCCTCCGCCACCTCAAACTCGAGATCCTAGCCCCCCTCAACGGCCACCAACCGCTCCCGCTCCCGCGCCGGCGCCTCCTCCCCCTACAGCCCCAGCGCCGCCGCAACCGGTGGCGCCGCCTCCGGTCCAACCGAGGTTTACGGTCGGAGCACCACCTCCGGCGCCGGAGCCGCGCCCCGCTGCTACTATCCCCTCGGCGCCCAAATCTCCGGCGGCGGCGATTCCGGGCGTGCAGGATCCCACTCGGCCGTTTCAGCTTTACCAAGCTCCCAAACCGGCtacttcatcatcatcatcaaggtCTCCACCGCCATCACCGAAAAACCTTGAAACCAATCAGTATTCTCCCAAAATGAAGCCGGTTTCTCCTCTGAAACTCCCCCCAGCGGCTCAGTTTAAGCCGGAAACAGAGGTGGAACCGAGAATTCCGGCGGAAATTGATCAGAAAACGGTGGTGGTTCAACAAAGATCTGAAAGAAACAAGGCAACTGCCCAGAAATTCAATGCCACACAAAGGTATAGCAGCAGCGAGACTGAGTGGACCGGAAAGAGAGAAGCAATGGTGCCCAAAGACAAAGACAATGCTCATCACAAGAAACGATCAGACACCGAAGAGCCACTCGGAATGAGTATTCTCACACTTGCAggtaattaaataaatagtaaataagacaaataaaataaaacaaagtaaaTATAACTTTTGATATAGTAACAAGTCCTTGAGAGAATTGAAAGACCAAATCTAACACAGTCTTTTCGAAAATGTAACAATCTTTGCtataaacttttaatataatggTAAGTGTTTCATACTAACATATAACATTTATACCCTGCAAGATTTAAGCGTTGGTACCTATATTATAGTTAAGAATCATAACCGCATTAGTCAATTCACGACTAACAAACAAACATAAAAGGTTTTAATTTCCATCAACATTTTCTCATGACTTGCAGGAGAGAATAAGGGAGCCATGATGGAGCTTAGCCCTGCGGCGCCAGCTAATAAACATGGCTTTAACGGCAACCCTCGAAGGCTTCAAAGCGAGGGGGACAACTCTGGGAAGGAAAGCGACGAAGAAGGCAAGTCATCTAGGATGGGGCCAAAGGGGACTACGGAATCTTTGCCCATGACTGCTTTCATGAACAGCAATGTCCAAGGAGTCAACAATTCAGTCCTCCACAATGCATCGTGCAATCACCATGACCCTGGTGTTCATCTCATCTTTTCCAGAAAGGGTGGCCGCTATACCAAGGAGGCTCACCGCCTCAAGGACTAATGCCTCTATACCCTACTTCTGTTTCCAGGTAATAGGCTCCTTAATTACCCTCAACATATTCACTCTAATTCTAATGGTGCAGAATAACATTTAAGTCTCTCTATGAAAGATTTCCGATTGTTATATCACGGATCAGGGACACCttacattgtggaccctggttcaAAAATAATATGTGCCTTCACGATCAGATAATAAATTATGTTTCTCTATAAATCGAATAcgtaatatgttaactacaagcACATCATATTTTAACTGCatgatgtgccttcaatttatttaaatcTCTCTTCAAGGAAAGATTtctaattgttataccatggactagtgTCCACCTTATATTGTGGACCTTGGATCAAAAATCTGCAGTTACATATTATT
Coding sequences within it:
- the LOC116018200 gene encoding pollen-specific leucine-rich repeat extensin-like protein 2, translated to MASQQQQARPMFRFASMLRPAGAPPPPPAAAPQPMFRPPVAAPFRPPPPQTRDPSPPQRPPTAPAPAPAPPPPTAPAPPQPVAPPPVQPRFTVGAPPPAPEPRPAATIPSAPKSPAAAIPGVQDPTRPFQLYQAPKPATSSSSSRSPPPSPKNLETNQYSPKMKPVSPLKLPPAAQFKPETEVEPRIPAEIDQKTVVVQQRSERNKATAQKFNATQRYSSSETEWTGKREAMVPKDKDNAHHKKRSDTEEPLGMSILTLAGENKGAMMELSPAAPANKHGFNGNPRRLQSEGDNSGKESDEEGKSSRMGPKGTTESLPMTAFMNSNVQGVNNSVLHNASCNHHDPGVHLIFSRKGGRYTKEAHRLKD